A genomic window from Silene latifolia isolate original U9 population chromosome 11, ASM4854445v1, whole genome shotgun sequence includes:
- the LOC141611751 gene encoding uncharacterized protein LOC141611751: protein MGKKVIEICLISARGLPRPRLWKQHWYAVGWVDPSDKYCTKIDVSGKPNPVWKTKFTTVVDWEVQELSLNVEVYSREPVFLKEKLQGIASINLREFLVKYSRNVEGSSKEGNEDVGSFQLRAKKSNKPQGFIDVSVRISDVKTEGSSSYSTIGDEEGFNLQNGSGITLATCPIQAYPGRGKAEPPFNPNNHWDPYIGMPGYPAGNVPHYPSPGMPPPPPPPHPSTNGYVPQANTQSTSYINMPSSSGVGRGVGPAFGVGMGAGALAAGAVMFGGDFMSGFELPTVMPNPSLTISIDPPF, encoded by the exons ATGGGGAAAAAAGTAATAGAAATATGCCTAATATCGGCTCGAGGCTTACCCCGTCCTAGACTGTGGAAGCAACATTGGTACGCTGTTGGTTGGGTTGATCCAAGTGACAAGTACTGCACCAAGATTGATGTATCCGGGAAGCCGAACCCAGTTTGGAAAACCAAGTTCACAACTGTGGTTGATTGGGAGGTGCAGGAGTTATCCTTGAATGTTGAAGTGTACAGCAGGGAGCCTGTTTTTCTGAAAGAAAAGCTTCAGGGTATTGCAAGTATCAATTTGAGGGAGTTCTTAGTGAAGTATAGTAGGAATGTTGAAGGTAGTAGTAAAGAAGGAAATGAGGATGTGGGAAGCTTTCAGTTGCGGGCGAAGAAGAGTAATAAACCTCAGGggtttattgatgtttctgttAGGATTTCAGATGTGAAAACAGAAGGATCAAGTTCTTACTCTACTATTG GGGACGAGGAAGGATTTAACTTACAGAACGGCAGTGGCATTACCTTGGCTACCTGCCCCATTCAAGCTTACCCGGGAAGAGGAAAAGCTGAACCGCCATTTAACCCAAATAATCATTGGGATCCATATATTGGTATGCCAGGCTATCCAGCAGGCAATGTCCCACATTATCCTTCACCGGGAATGCCGCCTCCGCCACCACCACCTCATCCTTCTACTAATGGCTATGTGCCACAAGCTAATACCCAATCCACATCATACATCAATATGCCATCATCGTCGGGAGTTGGAAGAGGTGTTGGACCTGCGTTTGGTGTCGGTATGGGTGCCGGAGCTTTGGCAGCTGGTGCTGTGATGTTTGGTGGTGATTTTATGTCAGGATTTGAACTTCCAACAGTAATGCCAAATCCTAGCCTCACCATATCAATTGATCCTCCTTTCTGA